One genomic segment of Hordeum vulgare subsp. vulgare chromosome 2H, MorexV3_pseudomolecules_assembly, whole genome shotgun sequence includes these proteins:
- the LOC123425368 gene encoding uncharacterized protein LOC123425368 isoform X2 produces MKAVTGHQYHGVHPPSPTPATKISIPVSVGGGAEVALLGKGRYKAWALVAIALLALWSMFAASVTLHWSSGDLAAASRDMSGPLLDDLDPLEMEEREKLVRRMWDLYTRTGDHVWLPRFWQEAFEAAYEELAGDDTPASDAAVSEIARMAIHRPELEQARNYN; encoded by the exons ATGAAGGCCGTCACCGGCCACCAGTACCACGGCGTCCACCCACCCTCGCCCACGCCGGCGACTAAGATCTCCATTCCTGTCTCCGTCGGCGGGGGCGCGGAGGTGGCGCTGCTCGGGAAGGGCCGGTACAAGGCATGGGCCCTCGTCGCCATCGCCCTCCTCGCGCTCTGGTCCATGTTCGCCGCCTCCGTCACCCTCCACTGGTCCTCCGGCGACCTTGCCGCCGCCTCCCGGGACATGAGTGGTCCCCTCCTCGACGACCTCGACCCGCTC GAGATGGAGGAAAGGGAGAAATTAGTGCGCCGGATGTGGGACTTGTACACGCGCACTGGTGATCATGTATGGCTTCCGCGGTTCTGGCAAGAAGCATTTGAGGCTGCATATGAGGAGCTTGCTGGTGATGATACGCCTGCAAGTGACGCAGCAGTATCGGAAATTGCTCGCATGGCAATTCACAGGCCTGAGCTTGAACAGGCACGTAATTATAATTAG
- the LOC123425368 gene encoding uncharacterized protein LOC123425368 isoform X1 produces the protein MKAVTGHQYHGVHPPSPTPATKISIPVSVGGGAEVALLGKGRYKAWALVAIALLALWSMFAASVTLHWSSGDLAAASRDMSGPLLDDLDPLEMEEREKLVRRMWDLYTRTGDHVWLPRFWQEAFEAAYEELAGDDTPASDAAVSEIARMAIHRPELEQKQYTVSIWRSGGPSLQSE, from the exons ATGAAGGCCGTCACCGGCCACCAGTACCACGGCGTCCACCCACCCTCGCCCACGCCGGCGACTAAGATCTCCATTCCTGTCTCCGTCGGCGGGGGCGCGGAGGTGGCGCTGCTCGGGAAGGGCCGGTACAAGGCATGGGCCCTCGTCGCCATCGCCCTCCTCGCGCTCTGGTCCATGTTCGCCGCCTCCGTCACCCTCCACTGGTCCTCCGGCGACCTTGCCGCCGCCTCCCGGGACATGAGTGGTCCCCTCCTCGACGACCTCGACCCGCTC GAGATGGAGGAAAGGGAGAAATTAGTGCGCCGGATGTGGGACTTGTACACGCGCACTGGTGATCATGTATGGCTTCCGCGGTTCTGGCAAGAAGCATTTGAGGCTGCATATGAGGAGCTTGCTGGTGATGATACGCCTGCAAGTGACGCAGCAGTATCGGAAATTGCTCGCATGGCAATTCACAGGCCTGAGCTTGAACAG AAACAGTACACGGTAAGCATTTGGAGAAGTGGAGGTCCGAGCCTCCAAAGTGAATGA